The following proteins are co-located in the Paenibacillus sp. JNUCC32 genome:
- a CDS encoding GNAT family N-acetyltransferase yields MLKRIEELALNAWPALQTLTHHGWLLRFADGYTKRSNSINALYTDPSIDLDAKIHECERLYVKAGLDVVFKITPFNPQELDRMLDSRGYSILDPTSLRVLDHLDHLELPTHKEVKIEERLTDEWLSVLTEITGISEKYKAVKRKLFNYSVIQYGFFILYDLGEPVACGIGAIEQGVVGIFDLATAPACRNRGFGKQLLLHILHWAKKNGAASSYLQVVQNNVAANRLYDRLQYREIYSYWYRHKRIEG; encoded by the coding sequence GTGCTAAAGAGAATCGAAGAACTTGCCTTAAACGCTTGGCCGGCGCTTCAAACCTTGACGCACCATGGGTGGCTGTTACGTTTTGCAGACGGTTATACGAAGAGATCCAACTCGATTAATGCCTTATACACGGATCCATCGATAGACCTTGACGCCAAAATTCATGAATGCGAGCGGTTATATGTTAAGGCTGGGCTTGACGTCGTATTTAAAATCACCCCGTTCAATCCGCAGGAGCTGGACCGTATGTTGGATTCCAGGGGTTATTCCATACTCGATCCAACCAGTCTGAGGGTGTTAGATCATCTGGATCATCTGGAGCTTCCAACGCATAAGGAGGTTAAGATCGAAGAACGGCTGACGGATGAATGGCTGAGCGTGCTGACCGAGATAACTGGAATATCCGAGAAATATAAGGCTGTAAAAAGAAAGCTGTTCAACTATTCCGTGATTCAATACGGATTCTTCATCCTATATGATCTTGGTGAGCCTGTGGCATGCGGGATCGGGGCAATAGAGCAAGGCGTCGTCGGCATATTTGATCTCGCCACAGCTCCGGCATGCCGAAATCGCGGGTTCGGAAAACAGTTACTGTTACATATTCTGCATTGGGCCAAGAAGAATGGAGCCGCAAGCAGCTATCTACAAGTGGTCCAGAACAATGTTGCTGCAAACCGGTTGTACGATCGTCTTCAGTACAGGGAGATCTATTCCTATTGGTATAGACATAAGCGTATCGAAGGATAA
- a CDS encoding NusG domain II-containing protein — protein sequence MSRIRRGDMILFAIILILGSFTGLQWWKHSHVEYQQGQLQALITVNGKEYETVPLNGDERIIDIKTKFGHNTLKVYDYGIQMIYSDAPKRIALDMGFISEPYQQIICVPTRVVVEVLVPEHERNESELDAVVS from the coding sequence TTGTCCAGAATAAGACGCGGGGATATGATTTTGTTCGCCATCATCCTGATCCTTGGATCCTTCACGGGGCTGCAATGGTGGAAGCATAGTCACGTGGAATATCAGCAGGGTCAGCTTCAGGCGCTGATCACGGTGAATGGCAAAGAATACGAAACCGTCCCGCTGAACGGGGACGAACGCATCATCGACATTAAGACCAAGTTTGGACACAATACATTGAAAGTTTATGACTACGGGATCCAGATGATATATTCGGATGCTCCGAAGCGAATCGCGCTGGACATGGGTTTTATCTCGGAACCTTATCAACAGATTATTTGTGTGCCGACCAGAGTGGTGGTAGAGGTGCTGGTACCTGAGCATGAACGGAACGAGTCCGAACTGGATGCCGTGGTGAGCTAG
- a CDS encoding DUF3139 domain-containing protein translates to MKKIKIALLVLLVFVLLSPFVYVQANKMIYAKKVKTYLLEEEHYTQDEIQSVQGIWGVKLPPFYAVVVFKDEPEVEYIYFAHDTIMQFEYRLTPEGEARGITRSMLKHDIPRD, encoded by the coding sequence ATGAAGAAAATCAAAATCGCATTGTTGGTTTTGCTAGTGTTTGTGCTCTTGTCTCCCTTTGTGTATGTGCAAGCCAACAAAATGATCTATGCCAAGAAGGTGAAAACCTACCTGCTTGAAGAAGAACATTATACGCAGGATGAAATCCAGTCGGTCCAAGGCATCTGGGGCGTTAAGCTGCCTCCTTTTTATGCCGTCGTGGTATTTAAAGACGAGCCTGAGGTAGAGTATATTTATTTTGCCCATGATACGATTATGCAGTTTGAATACCGATTGACGCCTGAGGGGGAAGCCCGTGGAATTACACGATCCATGCTAAAGCATGATATCCCAAGGGATTGA
- a CDS encoding HAD family hydrolase has protein sequence MIQAFIFDMDGVIIDSEPLHFEVDIQVMNYYGSSITHEQLEKYVGMTNPEMWAAIKHEHQLEQSVSEIIEYQLSNKIEMLTSREMEPIAGIRELLAELKARRIPAAIASSSPPVFITAVLRKFDLLDQFECVVSGEEVEKGKPAPDVYLKAAELLGVEPEHCMVLEDARHGVAAAKAAGMTCIGFVNPNSGNQDLSQADHVVDSIGDVLRICQFE, from the coding sequence ATGATACAGGCATTTATTTTTGACATGGACGGGGTCATTATTGACAGCGAACCGCTGCACTTTGAAGTGGATATCCAGGTGATGAACTACTACGGATCCTCGATAACCCATGAACAATTGGAGAAGTATGTAGGCATGACCAATCCGGAGATGTGGGCAGCCATTAAACATGAGCATCAGCTTGAGCAATCCGTATCGGAGATTATCGAATACCAATTGTCCAATAAAATCGAGATGCTCACCTCTCGGGAAATGGAGCCGATTGCCGGCATTCGGGAGCTTCTGGCTGAACTTAAAGCACGTCGTATCCCTGCTGCGATTGCATCATCCTCGCCTCCCGTATTTATTACGGCCGTCTTGCGCAAGTTCGATCTCCTGGATCAATTCGAATGCGTCGTGAGCGGTGAAGAAGTGGAAAAAGGAAAACCGGCGCCGGATGTGTACCTCAAAGCGGCTGAATTGTTAGGCGTGGAGCCCGAGCACTGCATGGTGCTGGAGGATGCCCGGCATGGCGTCGCTGCAGCGAAGGCGGCCGGCATGACATGCATCGGCTTCGTGAACCCGAATTCGGGAAATCAGGATTTGTCGCAAGCCGATCATGTCGTGGATTCCATCGGGGACGTTCTGAGGATTTGCCAATTTGAATAG
- a CDS encoding GNAT family N-acetyltransferase: protein MKAGVILNSKTTIDFQGKPFTIECEDIFLREYLLEDLDAICKITHEPEIRQFLPGWDVSREQRREWLTDYEMPENRRFLQAVQDGGDVGQLRLRLAIVLKETGECIGWCNSGPKEELPPPNREIMYGISNRYYNKGYATQAVRALIRYLFRNTRERELNAIAVVHNRASNKVIQKCGFAYIGEIELEQERYHHYKLCDE from the coding sequence ATGAAAGCAGGGGTTATATTGAACAGCAAGACAACTATCGATTTCCAGGGTAAGCCCTTTACGATTGAATGTGAGGACATCTTCCTTCGGGAATATTTGTTGGAAGATCTGGATGCGATCTGCAAGATCACGCACGAACCGGAGATCAGACAGTTCCTGCCTGGCTGGGATGTATCAAGGGAACAGCGGCGAGAATGGTTAACCGACTATGAAATGCCGGAGAATCGGCGGTTCCTGCAAGCCGTTCAAGACGGCGGGGATGTGGGGCAGCTGCGTCTGCGGTTAGCCATCGTCTTGAAAGAAACAGGCGAGTGCATCGGCTGGTGCAATAGCGGTCCTAAGGAAGAGCTGCCCCCGCCTAACCGGGAGATCATGTACGGAATCTCCAATCGGTATTACAATAAGGGATATGCCACCCAAGCCGTGCGGGCGTTAATCCGTTATTTGTTCCGGAATACAAGGGAGCGAGAACTCAACGCAATCGCCGTCGTTCATAATCGTGCTTCCAATAAAGTAATCCAAAAGTGCGGATTTGCCTATATCGGCGAGATCGAACTTGAGCAGGAGCGGTATCATCACTATAAATTATGCGATGAGTAA
- a CDS encoding GNAT family N-acetyltransferase yields MYAHRPLRDEDLQAICSFPQTPEELFYMSPRSEFPLTPDQILSLLENRFDPTVIVEESTGQVVAYANFYEDADGSLWLGNVVVAPSHRGLGAAQKLLRTMMDIAKEKYEMERFYLSCHNTNSRGLVFYHKLGFEPFDVRITALDDDRKMITIQMRMDLV; encoded by the coding sequence ATGTATGCGCATAGACCGCTGAGGGATGAGGATTTGCAAGCGATTTGCAGCTTTCCTCAAACGCCGGAAGAACTGTTTTACATGAGCCCGAGATCGGAATTCCCTTTGACGCCGGATCAAATCCTGAGTTTGCTTGAGAACCGCTTTGATCCCACGGTTATCGTTGAAGAATCCACCGGGCAGGTCGTCGCCTACGCGAATTTTTATGAAGATGCGGATGGATCGTTGTGGCTTGGCAATGTCGTTGTTGCACCGTCGCACCGTGGACTCGGTGCAGCGCAGAAGCTGTTGCGTACCATGATGGACATCGCCAAAGAAAAATACGAAATGGAACGTTTTTATCTAAGCTGTCATAATACCAATTCCAGAGGGCTTGTTTTTTATCATAAGTTGGGGTTCGAGCCGTTCGATGTCCGCATCACGGCGTTAGATGACGATCGGAAAATGATTACCATTCAGATGAGGATGGATTTGGTCTGA
- a CDS encoding class I SAM-dependent DNA methyltransferase: MFDLSSKYYDVIYSFKDYEQEARQVREYIERQSKEYQTILDVACGTAEHAVFLKQHYAIDGIDLNPEFVAIAKSKNPKGDYSVADMTRFRLGRKYDVIMCLFSSIGYVKTPELLVQTLVQFREHLNEEGIILVEPWLTPDVWTTGRVDTITTERHGIHMSRMSHSDRAGNVSIMNFSYLFGSEVGIEHYTEEHRMGLFTVEEMIGAFREAGLDVEHDTQGLIGRGMYIARIA; this comes from the coding sequence ATGTTCGACTTATCTTCGAAGTATTATGACGTGATCTACAGCTTCAAGGACTATGAGCAGGAGGCGCGGCAGGTCCGGGAATATATCGAAAGACAAAGCAAGGAGTACCAAACCATTCTGGATGTAGCCTGCGGAACGGCGGAACACGCTGTTTTCTTGAAGCAGCACTATGCAATCGATGGAATCGATTTGAACCCCGAATTCGTAGCTATAGCGAAGTCGAAGAATCCCAAGGGGGATTATTCGGTGGCTGATATGACCCGTTTTCGACTCGGCCGGAAGTATGACGTGATTATGTGTCTGTTCAGCTCCATCGGGTATGTGAAGACGCCGGAGCTGTTGGTTCAAACCCTTGTGCAGTTTAGGGAACATCTGAACGAGGAAGGTATCATTCTAGTTGAGCCATGGCTTACGCCGGACGTTTGGACAACCGGAAGAGTGGACACGATCACGACCGAGCGCCATGGGATCCATATGAGCAGAATGTCCCATTCGGATCGCGCAGGTAATGTTTCGATCATGAATTTTTCGTATTTGTTTGGCAGCGAGGTTGGAATCGAGCATTACACGGAGGAGCATCGTATGGGTCTGTTTACCGTGGAAGAGATGATCGGGGCATTTCGGGAAGCGGGACTGGATGTGGAGCACGATACGCAAGGCTTGATCGGAAGAGGCATGTATATTGCCCGAATAGCTTAG
- a CDS encoding GNAT family N-acetyltransferase: MSITLQTSRLQLKTVDRERAADVLDFIVRNDEFWKIWEPTREAEFYTLEKQAEILAAESRSIADGSLLKVWLHQNDEMIGSIAISNIVRGVFQSAHVGYKLAQSHTGKGYMTEALSAVVGYCFDTLELHRLEANIMPRNKASMNVVKRLGFYEEGLAIKYLKINGVWEDHLHMVLRNERME; the protein is encoded by the coding sequence ATGTCCATAACGCTACAAACTTCACGTCTGCAGTTGAAAACCGTGGATCGGGAACGGGCAGCGGATGTGTTGGATTTTATCGTCAGGAACGATGAGTTTTGGAAGATTTGGGAGCCTACCAGGGAAGCGGAGTTTTATACCCTGGAGAAACAGGCTGAGATTCTGGCAGCGGAAAGTCGAAGCATCGCTGACGGTTCCCTGCTTAAAGTGTGGCTGCATCAAAACGATGAGATGATCGGCTCGATTGCGATCAGCAATATCGTGCGGGGTGTTTTTCAATCGGCTCATGTCGGGTATAAGCTGGCGCAATCTCATACGGGAAAAGGGTATATGACCGAAGCTCTGAGCGCCGTGGTCGGCTATTGCTTTGATACGCTGGAGCTGCACCGTTTGGAAGCCAACATCATGCCGAGAAACAAAGCCTCGATGAACGTCGTGAAACGACTGGGCTTCTATGAGGAAGGTCTGGCGATCAAATACCTGAAGATAAACGGTGTATGGGAAGACCACCTTCACATGGTGCTCCGTAACGAACGTATGGAGTAG
- a CDS encoding MGDG synthase family glycosyltransferase: MRSIYEQKIIILTGSLGEGHNQASKAIVESAKRKYPHLRVKVIDYMELTHPRLHVAGQFFFVQWMKHFPSVYGYLFQKTREENTLIQMLKRFSTFSLQKLSAMLEIEKPAIVVSTFPPAAAGMSLLKAMGYTDVPTATVMTDHTDHSYWIHSHTDYYMVGSDVVQVALERKGVPSEKISVTGIPVNPLYSQPVDEERLRDYYGLKPSEQVVLIMGGGEGMIDKEIIELLKSRAYPQDVRFMVVCGRNMKLYQSLLEEFAEHPQITVMGYVDRMHELMAMADLMVTKPGGLTISEALTMERPMLLVKPLPGQEQDNADYLVGIGVARQAMAGELQLQFMTLMTDPSLLQEMKRKAAINTHKDSALSVLTRLMEIQRRYRPSREWAEEKNPVPYEVLNREVYVNEALHHYHDSYR; this comes from the coding sequence ATGAGATCCATATATGAGCAAAAAATCATCATATTAACCGGAAGTCTGGGAGAGGGTCATAACCAGGCATCAAAGGCCATTGTGGAATCAGCAAAAAGAAAATACCCTCATCTGCGCGTTAAAGTCATTGATTACATGGAGTTAACCCATCCGCGGCTGCATGTGGCCGGACAGTTTTTCTTTGTGCAGTGGATGAAGCATTTTCCATCCGTTTACGGTTATTTGTTCCAAAAAACGCGCGAGGAAAACACGCTCATTCAGATGCTGAAACGCTTCAGTACCTTCAGTCTTCAAAAACTGAGCGCAATGCTGGAAATCGAAAAGCCGGCTATCGTAGTCAGTACGTTTCCGCCGGCAGCGGCAGGCATGTCGCTGTTGAAAGCAATGGGTTACACGGACGTGCCGACGGCCACCGTCATGACGGATCATACGGATCACAGCTATTGGATCCATTCGCATACGGATTATTACATGGTGGGTTCCGATGTGGTCCAGGTTGCATTGGAGCGCAAAGGCGTGCCGAGCGAAAAAATCTCGGTGACCGGAATACCCGTCAACCCGCTCTATAGTCAACCGGTGGATGAGGAACGGCTGCGCGATTATTATGGCTTGAAACCATCCGAGCAGGTCGTGCTGATCATGGGCGGCGGAGAAGGGATGATCGATAAAGAAATTATCGAGCTCTTGAAATCCAGGGCATACCCGCAGGATGTTCGGTTTATGGTCGTCTGCGGACGCAATATGAAATTATATCAATCGCTGCTGGAAGAGTTTGCGGAGCATCCGCAAATCACCGTCATGGGTTATGTGGATCGTATGCATGAATTGATGGCGATGGCCGACTTGATGGTGACGAAGCCGGGAGGTCTCACGATTTCCGAAGCATTAACGATGGAACGTCCCATGCTGTTGGTTAAACCCTTGCCTGGCCAAGAGCAGGACAATGCCGACTACCTTGTTGGCATTGGCGTGGCACGTCAAGCTATGGCGGGAGAACTGCAGCTTCAATTCATGACGCTAATGACGGATCCGTCCTTGCTGCAAGAGATGAAGCGAAAAGCGGCCATTAACACGCATAAAGATTCGGCTCTATCGGTTCTGACCCGATTGATGGAGATTCAACGGCGTTACCGCCCTTCGCGAGAATGGGCCGAAGAAAAGAACCCGGTGCCCTACGAGGTGCTGAACAGGGAAGTTTATGTGAATGAAGCCCTGCACCACTACCATGACAGTTATCGGTAA
- a CDS encoding YjjG family noncanonical pyrimidine nucleotidase → MRYNVILFDADDTLYDYAQSEAFALAGVFGEIHQECTNAIVDSYRRINQQLWNDFEQGIVTQGELRTARFERLLEEHSIKCALDAEAFSNIYIKYLGQGSFLMEGAEKLCSQLSERGQRMAIITNGIKEVQFNRISRSALCDSFECIVVSEDAGSQKPHEGIFDYAFHKLNHPDKSEVLIVGDSLTSDIQGGIRYGIDTCWYNPQRKANPTSIHPKYEIHTLEELHDIISSE, encoded by the coding sequence TTGCGATACAACGTTATTTTATTTGATGCGGACGATACGCTATACGACTATGCCCAATCGGAGGCGTTTGCGTTAGCCGGCGTTTTTGGCGAAATCCACCAGGAGTGCACGAATGCGATCGTAGACAGTTACAGGCGCATAAACCAGCAGTTGTGGAACGATTTCGAGCAGGGGATCGTGACGCAGGGCGAATTGCGTACGGCTCGGTTCGAAAGACTCCTGGAGGAACATAGTATCAAATGCGCTTTGGACGCTGAAGCCTTTAGCAATATCTACATAAAGTATTTAGGACAGGGCTCCTTTCTCATGGAAGGGGCAGAGAAGCTGTGCAGTCAACTGTCCGAGCGCGGTCAACGCATGGCCATCATCACGAACGGAATCAAGGAAGTGCAGTTTAATCGTATCAGCCGATCGGCGCTGTGCGATTCCTTTGAATGTATCGTGGTTTCGGAGGATGCAGGATCTCAAAAGCCGCACGAAGGAATATTCGATTACGCCTTCCATAAGTTAAACCACCCGGATAAAAGCGAGGTGCTCATTGTTGGCGATTCGTTAACTTCCGATATACAAGGAGGCATCCGTTACGGGATAGATACCTGCTGGTATAACCCGCAGCGAAAGGCCAATCCGACGTCCATTCACCCCAAGTATGAGATACATACTTTGGAGGAGCTTCACGACATCATTTCATCCGAATGA
- a CDS encoding helix-turn-helix domain-containing protein, protein MAQTFENVLHYVDEHYMDPDLTVKQLAHMARLSSTWRFTPIFQELTGKKPLHYVTDLRINRVKELLLRKNEPMRSIAQEVGYTDEYCFSRRFRQITGMSAYRQGCTKHEGFSRRNLSVRF, encoded by the coding sequence TTGGCACAAACCTTTGAAAACGTCCTTCACTATGTAGACGAGCATTACATGGATCCTGATTTGACGGTAAAACAGCTGGCGCACATGGCTCGATTATCTTCGACCTGGCGTTTCACGCCTATATTTCAGGAACTCACAGGGAAGAAACCATTGCATTACGTAACCGATTTGCGTATTAACCGTGTCAAAGAACTTCTGCTACGGAAAAATGAGCCGATGCGATCCATTGCCCAAGAAGTGGGATACACGGATGAGTACTGCTTCAGTCGCCGTTTCCGCCAGATCACGGGGATGTCGGCTTATCGACAGGGCTGTACCAAACACGAGGGTTTCAGCCGACGGAACCTGTCCGTACGGTTCTGA
- a CDS encoding GNAT family N-acetyltransferase, translating to MFHVEIRRPNRSDMKAMEHFFRIVITDTFAKEGLVDLSEDIEQEIDSKIRCLNADIATNGEQRYFLIGLIDNSVVSSIEFGPSNALIRKSSNGVLRDVVEIGTVFVHPDYQQQGIGSLMLQIMYLTLLNKGITEFCLDSGYTRAQKIWKKKLGEPDYVLQDHWGRGIDHLIWRRRMTDVPIVFSMGR from the coding sequence ATGTTTCATGTAGAGATTAGGCGGCCGAATCGTAGTGATATGAAAGCGATGGAGCATTTTTTCCGGATCGTGATTACCGATACGTTTGCCAAAGAAGGCTTGGTTGATTTATCGGAGGACATCGAGCAGGAGATTGACAGCAAAATTAGGTGCTTGAACGCGGATATTGCAACGAACGGAGAGCAGAGGTATTTTCTGATCGGACTTATAGACAACAGCGTTGTAAGTAGCATCGAGTTTGGCCCGTCCAATGCATTGATACGGAAAAGTTCCAATGGAGTACTGCGTGACGTGGTTGAAATCGGAACCGTATTTGTGCATCCTGATTATCAGCAACAGGGAATCGGCAGTCTGATGCTTCAAATCATGTATCTTACGCTGCTCAATAAGGGGATAACGGAATTTTGTTTGGATAGCGGATATACGCGTGCTCAGAAAATATGGAAGAAGAAACTAGGTGAACCCGATTACGTCCTTCAAGATCACTGGGGGCGCGGAATCGACCATTTGATATGGAGAAGAAGGATGACGGACGTTCCCATTGTGTTTAGTATGGGCCGATAG
- a CDS encoding HAD family hydrolase — MNTIQAVLFDFDGTLANTLPLSFKAFRAVFLKYEGQRLTDAEIVQTFGPTEEEIIANYLSNPAHVDEAVEYYYEVFEQNFQEHVQVSEAVQDLIVKLSDLRLPMVIITGKSRRCLDICLRNLKLDGYFAATITGDEVERSKPDPEGIFKAVQLLGLRTSDVVFVGDSDADIAAGKSAQLLTIGAHWFDTVQNAQFAVEPDYMFTRPDQLITWIMARNH; from the coding sequence ATGAACACCATACAAGCGGTGCTGTTTGATTTCGATGGTACTTTAGCAAATACGCTGCCGCTCTCGTTTAAAGCGTTCCGGGCGGTTTTCTTGAAGTACGAAGGCCAGCGGTTGACCGATGCCGAGATCGTTCAGACGTTTGGGCCAACGGAGGAAGAGATCATTGCCAATTATCTTTCGAATCCGGCCCATGTTGATGAAGCCGTAGAATATTATTACGAAGTGTTTGAGCAGAATTTTCAAGAGCATGTGCAGGTATCGGAAGCCGTACAGGATCTAATTGTGAAGCTGTCGGATTTACGTTTACCCATGGTTATTATTACGGGCAAGAGCAGAAGATGCCTGGATATATGTTTAAGAAACCTGAAGCTGGACGGGTATTTTGCCGCTACCATTACGGGAGATGAGGTTGAACGTTCTAAACCGGACCCGGAAGGGATATTCAAAGCCGTTCAACTGTTGGGTCTGAGGACATCGGACGTGGTTTTTGTCGGGGACAGCGATGCCGACATTGCGGCTGGCAAATCAGCTCAGCTATTAACCATCGGGGCGCATTGGTTTGATACCGTTCAGAATGCACAATTTGCGGTGGAACCCGACTATATGTTTACACGGCCCGATCAGTTGATAACATGGATCATGGCGAGGAATCATTGA
- a CDS encoding zinc ribbon domain-containing protein: protein MIDSMCPECKHEVLPEHLSTETNEQTTDRYDSTAEMDYLSIEELMASKFHCRRCGHRECSSQEVSMSGTGISKIFDIDYHHYLFVSCTRCGFVEVFNPDVLRGHQSGVLGTVLDLIWG, encoded by the coding sequence TTGATTGATAGTATGTGTCCGGAATGCAAGCATGAGGTATTGCCGGAGCATCTGAGCACAGAGACGAATGAACAAACTACCGACCGGTACGATTCAACAGCCGAAATGGATTACCTAAGCATTGAGGAATTAATGGCCAGCAAGTTCCATTGCCGCCGCTGCGGTCACCGTGAATGCAGCTCGCAGGAAGTCAGCATGAGCGGTACGGGCATAAGCAAAATATTCGATATCGACTATCATCATTATCTCTTCGTATCCTGTACGCGGTGCGGTTTCGTCGAGGTATTCAATCCCGATGTCCTCCGCGGACATCAATCCGGAGTGCTGGGAACGGTGCTCGATCTCATCTGGGGTTAA
- a CDS encoding YqaA family protein, which translates to MDFLRNLGGIGLFIHAMIDAIIFPIPALFSQLSLSALSPDRAIWLATIGFVGCLIGTPIGYGIGKASGHLVLTKIMKKKWYDSATALFTKHGEAAILVGAFTPIPFKIFTILSGCMNYPLWKLISYAALGRAVKFYTVGVLFYVYGRAAENMVDSVLTIILLSVGALIGGIWLTVRLIKKRRDKRSEVPVVKGPKDSIDVTAGEE; encoded by the coding sequence ATGGATTTTTTACGTAATTTAGGCGGTATCGGATTATTCATTCATGCCATGATCGACGCGATCATTTTTCCGATTCCGGCACTGTTCTCGCAGTTGTCCTTAAGTGCCTTGAGTCCGGACCGTGCGATCTGGCTCGCCACGATCGGGTTTGTCGGGTGCTTGATCGGAACGCCCATCGGATATGGAATCGGCAAGGCTTCAGGTCATTTGGTGTTGACCAAGATCATGAAGAAAAAATGGTATGATTCTGCCACCGCTTTGTTCACCAAGCATGGCGAAGCCGCTATCCTGGTCGGTGCGTTTACGCCGATTCCCTTCAAAATATTCACCATTCTATCCGGCTGCATGAACTATCCTTTATGGAAGCTTATCAGCTATGCAGCGCTCGGACGCGCCGTGAAGTTCTACACGGTGGGTGTGCTGTTCTACGTATATGGCCGTGCTGCCGAGAATATGGTGGACAGCGTGCTTACGATTATTTTGTTATCCGTAGGTGCTCTGATCGGGGGCATTTGGTTGACGGTGCGGCTTATCAAGAAGCGCAGGGATAAACGTTCGGAGGTCCCCGTCGTGAAGGGGCCAAAAGATTCAATTGACGTAACGGCAGGTGAAGAATGA
- a CDS encoding phosphatase PAP2 family protein: MIKRLQSFDHRVFVWCNQTISNRAFDRLFGGITHLGGATFTILSALLIAWAAFEAWDITAYQSAIALTVSHLIVVLIKRIVRRDRPFRVLEQVKIGNFPLKDYSFPSGHTTAIFAVITPLLFLVSPLPTILLIMLAALVGLSRIYWGYHYPTDCLAGSLIGFGSGWLVVYLMHVLGNT, translated from the coding sequence ATGATAAAGCGACTGCAAAGTTTTGATCACCGGGTATTCGTTTGGTGCAACCAGACGATCAGCAACCGAGCCTTTGACCGGTTGTTCGGCGGCATCACCCATCTCGGCGGAGCCACCTTCACCATTCTGAGCGCGTTGCTTATCGCCTGGGCAGCATTCGAAGCTTGGGATATAACGGCATATCAGAGTGCCATTGCGTTAACCGTTAGCCATCTGATCGTGGTCCTCATCAAGAGAATCGTCAGAAGAGATCGTCCCTTCCGGGTTTTGGAGCAGGTAAAGATCGGAAATTTCCCGCTGAAGGATTACTCCTTCCCTTCCGGTCATACAACGGCGATTTTTGCAGTCATTACCCCGCTGCTGTTTCTGGTTTCGCCGCTGCCGACGATACTGCTGATCATGCTGGCTGCGCTGGTCGGTCTATCCCGTATCTATTGGGGATATCATTACCCGACCGATTGTCTGGCGGGAAGCCTGATCGGATTCGGATCGGGATGGCTGGTCGTTTACCTGATGCATGTCTTGGGAAACACATAA
- a CDS encoding redoxin family protein, producing MNTFFWFSYAMLWILVVPLVILNLVLFRQLGIMVMGTARGVNQSGIPVGNKMPGATTTTLQGAEWSTSELIGTPSLMLFGSPTCKECAEILPDFQRIAMMNNVKPILLLFSSADLASDYVRKIAYDDEVLIVSSEFANHLDVQVTPYAYAVDTNGIIRHKGLVNSREQLEAYAKASRVS from the coding sequence ATGAACACGTTCTTCTGGTTCTCATATGCCATGCTGTGGATTTTGGTCGTGCCTTTGGTGATTCTGAATTTGGTCCTGTTCCGGCAGCTCGGGATTATGGTAATGGGCACCGCAAGAGGAGTGAATCAGTCCGGTATCCCGGTCGGCAACAAAATGCCCGGAGCCACAACGACAACCTTGCAAGGAGCCGAGTGGTCCACCAGCGAGCTGATTGGCACGCCGTCCCTTATGCTGTTCGGATCACCGACGTGCAAGGAATGCGCCGAGATCCTGCCGGATTTTCAGCGGATCGCCATGATGAATAACGTGAAACCGATCCTGCTGTTATTTTCGTCCGCGGATTTGGCTTCGGATTATGTCCGCAAAATAGCATATGACGATGAGGTGTTGATCGTAAGCTCGGAGTTCGCAAATCACTTGGATGTACAGGTCACGCCTTACGCCTATGCGGTGGATACAAACGGCATCATCCGGCATAAGGGTCTGGTCAACAGCCGGGAACAGCTTGAAGCGTATGCGAAAGCATCAAGAGTTTCCTAA